The Campylobacter curvus genome includes the window CGATGATGCTGGCGCAGACTTACATCGGGGCTAGGCGGCTTGGGTTTAGAGCCACTGCCGCAGAGCCAGCGAGCGAACGGATGAGGAAATTTGGCAAGGCATTTTGGGCGCTACTCATCGTCGTGGTCGTCATCGGCGGAATTTACGGCGGCATATTCACGCCAACGGAAGCGGCTGCGGCGAGTGCGGTGTATGCGCTATTCATCTCGCTTTTTGTCTATAAAGACATCAAATTTAAAGACCTGTGGGACATCTGTCTGGACTCCGCGCTCACGACGGCGATGATATTTTTCATCATCGCAAACGCCGTAGTCTTTGCCTATTTGCTAACGAGCGAGCAGATCCCGCAGGTGATCGCCGACGCACTACTGGACGCAAACATCGGCAAGATCGGCTTTCTCATCTTTGTAAATATCTTGCTTTTCATCATGGGGCAGTTCATGGAGCCTTCAAGCGTAATAATGATCATGGTGCCGCTACTGCTGCCGATCTCGACGCAGCTTGGCATCGATCCGATCCATTTTGGCATCATTTTAGTCGTCAATATGGAGATCGGCATGGTCACGCCGCCTGTTGGGCTAAATTTATTTGTAGCTAGCGGCCTAACGGGGATGAATCTAAAAGACGTCATCATGGCTTGTTTGCCTTGGACGCTCACGCTTTTTTTGGGACTCGTGCTAGTCACTTACATCCCCGAAATTTCGCTTTGGTTGCCAAATTTGATGTATGGTAAGTGAAATTTTGCAGATTTTGTGCCTGCTTGCTTAAATTTTAGGGGCGAGAGCTCCTAAAATCACTTCAGACACTGTATCTGTGAAGCGACGAAATTTATCGGTGACGCCGCGGTTTGCGAGAGGACGCCCGATTTAATAAGCGGAGCTAAATTCCGTGCTCATGACGATATTTTTGCCGCTTCGTTTCCCGTCATACAGCAGCTCATCGGCCTTTTTGATCATCTTTTCGATGTCGAATTTCGAGGCGCCGTCATGAGTCACGACACCAAAGGTCATCGTCGCGTTTATCCTTGTGCCTTCAAATTCCACGATATTTTCGTTTAACAGCTCTTTTGCACGGTTTACAACGCTTATAGCGCCAAATTTCTTAGCGTTTCTGATAACGACCAAAAACTCCTCCCCACCCCAGCGCGCTACGTAGTCGTCGTTTCTAAAGGTATTTTTAAAAATTTCAGACAGGCTTTTTAAGACCGCGTCTCCAGCACTATGTCCGTAGGTATCATTTATCTTTTTAAAATCATCGATATCGCACATCACCACGGCAAAGTCTTTGCCCTCAAAGAGCGCTCCTTGTTGCAAGATATTTTGCATGGAGGCTCTGTTTAAAAGCCCGGTCAAAGGATCGTGATTGACCATCGTTTTGACGCGCTCTTTTTGCTCCAAGATATTTAAAAATATAAAGGAATTTGAAATTTCCAAAAGATAAGAGGTCATCACCGCAAACACCGACACCATCGAAAGATTGAATATAAAAAGGATATCTTTATACTCGCTGTAAACTTTTATATTTTTGCCGTCAAGCAGCACATAGCACGCTACCGAGATCAATATCTGGATCGTGATTATCGCGTAGTTTATGCGTTTGTAGCTAAACGACGCGAAAAACAAAGTGACGGTGGAGACCAAGAACAAAAGCTCAAAGCCGTATCCCCAGCCTAAAATCAGCATGCAAATAAGCGCATGCAAAAATACTTCGATCTGAAACATGACGAATACGAGTTTGCCATTCTCATCGCTGTCTAAAAGAAGCTTTAGCGCGAAAAGATATATCACTATGGAAAATATATTCGTAGTGGCTAAAATTTCCTCGTGCATGACGTAAAATATCACGAGGTAAAACGCATGCACGAGTAGGACCATCGCCATTATGATCTTAAGCGCCAAGGATATAGAAATTTTAGTCATCATCGTTTTTTGCGTTCGTTGCATCGTTTAAAATTTCCATTTCTATCCTGTCTTTGCCGTTTTGCTTGCCTCTGTAAAGCAGCTTATCGACCCTGTTGATGATGTATTCGAAATTTACGCTTGCGGCATTTATGCAAACTAGCATGCCAAAGGTCATACTAACAGCCGTTTTATCGGGTAGCTTCACGTGGTTTATGTTTTTAGTCAGGCGGTTTGTTATCTTGTGGATGAAGTCTATCTTCGTATCTGGCAGGATGATCAAAAACTCCTCCCCGCCCCAGCGGCAAACATAGTCGTTTTTTCTAAATGTCGCTAAAAGCGTCTTTGCTATCTCTTTTAAAATTTTATCGCCCCAGTCGTGCCCGTAGGTGTCGTTTATAATCTTAAAGTTATCGATATCGCCCAGCATCACGACCAAATTCGTATTAGTATTTTTATCGCGCAGCATACTAAGCTCGTATTTTAGCGCCTTTTCGATAGTGCGCCTGTTTAAAAGCCCGGTGAGGAAGTCATGCTTTGACATCTTTTCAAGCTGCTCTTTCTCCTCATGCACCTGCTGATAGCCGCTAGAAGTGATCACGTCAGCATAGATGGACATCTTTAAAATGGTATAAAACACAAGGGCGATGTTGGTTATAGTTAGCGTCATCTCCGCCCAGTGCGGGATGACCGCAGGCATATCTTTATACGCCAGATAAAGCCATATCAGTATGCCAAGCTCACACATCGAGACACTATATGTGATAGGCTTTGAGTTAAACGCTAAAAAATAGCTCGCAAATATCGCGCCTACCATGACTATCCAGATTCCGCTGTTCCAGCCCATAGCCATCGTACCTATCACGGTCACAAGGATCAAATTTAGATGAAACATCGACGAGATCAAAATTCTATATTTTATTTTAAATTTCAACCTCATCATCACGGCAAGTATAAAAAACAAAAAGCAGATAAGCACGATAGAGGTATTTAAAAACACCAAAAAACATAGTCCGAACAAATTTCCGACCATCATGACGTTTAAGATCATCTTATAGATGTCTTCTATCGCCTTATAGCTGCTTTGATCTACAAAATCCTGCGTCAAGATATCCCCGTTAAATTTCAATACGAATCGTAGCTGTCTTCGTCTTCGTCGCTATCGTCGTATTCGTAGTCGTTTTCATCGTAGTTGTAATTATACGAATCCTCTTTTTGATCCTCCTCGAAGTCATCGTCGTCGTATTCGAAATCTTCGTCGTCAAAATCGCTCATACCGTCTCCTTTGAAATTTTATCGTTGT containing:
- a CDS encoding TRAP transporter large permease — protein: MTIAFLFILLFGLMLIGVPVAVSLGTSTVLTMIFFTDLDVAGIPQLIFDGINKFSLMAIPMFILAGNLLSKGGSARRIIDFAKSMVGHLPGGLPMSAIFACIIFAAVSGSSPATVVAIGSIMFAAIKEAGYPKEYAVGGITTAGSLGILIPPSVVMIVYGVTAEVSIGKLFMAGVVPGLMLGTMMLAQTYIGARRLGFRATAAEPASERMRKFGKAFWALLIVVVVIGGIYGGIFTPTEAAAASAVYALFISLFVYKDIKFKDLWDICLDSALTTAMIFFIIANAVVFAYLLTSEQIPQVIADALLDANIGKIGFLIFVNILLFIMGQFMEPSSVIMIMVPLLLPISTQLGIDPIHFGIILVVNMEIGMVTPPVGLNLFVASGLTGMNLKDVIMACLPWTLTLFLGLVLVTYIPEISLWLPNLMYGK
- a CDS encoding GGDEF domain-containing protein codes for the protein MQRTQKTMMTKISISLALKIIMAMVLLVHAFYLVIFYVMHEEILATTNIFSIVIYLFALKLLLDSDENGKLVFVMFQIEVFLHALICMLILGWGYGFELLFLVSTVTLFFASFSYKRINYAIITIQILISVACYVLLDGKNIKVYSEYKDILFIFNLSMVSVFAVMTSYLLEISNSFIFLNILEQKERVKTMVNHDPLTGLLNRASMQNILQQGALFEGKDFAVVMCDIDDFKKINDTYGHSAGDAVLKSLSEIFKNTFRNDDYVARWGGEEFLVVIRNAKKFGAISVVNRAKELLNENIVEFEGTRINATMTFGVVTHDGASKFDIEKMIKKADELLYDGKRSGKNIVMSTEFSSAY
- a CDS encoding GGDEF domain-containing protein, encoding MKFNGDILTQDFVDQSSYKAIEDIYKMILNVMMVGNLFGLCFLVFLNTSIVLICFLFFILAVMMRLKFKIKYRILISSMFHLNLILVTVIGTMAMGWNSGIWIVMVGAIFASYFLAFNSKPITYSVSMCELGILIWLYLAYKDMPAVIPHWAEMTLTITNIALVFYTILKMSIYADVITSSGYQQVHEEKEQLEKMSKHDFLTGLLNRRTIEKALKYELSMLRDKNTNTNLVVMLGDIDNFKIINDTYGHDWGDKILKEIAKTLLATFRKNDYVCRWGGEEFLIILPDTKIDFIHKITNRLTKNINHVKLPDKTAVSMTFGMLVCINAASVNFEYIINRVDKLLYRGKQNGKDRIEMEILNDATNAKNDDD